The Orcinus orca chromosome 16, mOrcOrc1.1, whole genome shotgun sequence genome includes a window with the following:
- the GLYR1 gene encoding cytokine-like nuclear factor N-PAC isoform X3, with protein MAAVSLRLGDLVWGKLGRYPPWPGKIVNPPKDLKKPRGKKCFFVKFFGTEDHAWIKVEQLKPYHAHKEEMIKINKGKRFQQAVDAVEEFLRRAKGKDQTSSHSSADDKNRRNSSEERSRPNSGDEKRKLSLSEGKVKKNMGEGKKRVSSGSSERGSKSPLKRAQEQSPRKRGRPPKDEKDLTIPESSTVKGMMAGPMAAFKWQPTVSEPVKDADPHFHHFLLSQTEKPAVCYQAITKKLKICEEETGSTSIQAADSTAVNGSITPTDKKIGFLGLGLMGSGIVSNLLKMGHTVTVWNRTAEKEGARLGRTPAEVVSTCDITFACVSDPKAAKDLVLGPSGVLQGIRPGKCYVDMSTVDADTVTELAQVIVSRGGRFLEAPVSGNQQLSNDGMLVILAAGDRGLYEDCSSCFQAMGKTSFFLGEVGNAAKMMLIVNMVQGSFMATIAEGLTLAQVTGQSQQTLLDILNQGQLASIFLDQKCQNILQGNFKPDFYLKYIQKDLRLAIALGDAVNHPTPMAAAANEVYKRAKALDQSDNDMSAVYRAYIH; from the exons TGCCTGGATCAAAGTGGAACAGCTCAAGCCGTATCATGCACATAAGGAGGAAATGATAAAGATTAACAAGGGAAAACGATTCCAGCAAGCTGTGGATGCCGTAGAAGAGTTCCTCAGGAGAGCCAAGGGAAAAGACCAG ACATCGTCCCACAGTTCTGCTGATGACAAGAATCGGCGTAATTCCAGTGAGGAGAGAAGTAGGCCAAACTCAGGTGATGAGAAGCGCAAGCTTAGCCTGTCTGAAGGGAAGGTGAAGAAGAAcatgggagaaggaaagaagagggtgTCTTCAGGCTCCTCAGAGAGAGGCTCCAAGTCCCCTCTGAAAAGAGCCCAAGAGCAAAGTCCCCGGAAGCGGGGTCGGCCCCCAAAGGATGAGAAG GACCTCACCATCCCCGAGTCTAGTACTGTGAAGGGGATGATGGCCGGACCCATGGCTGCGTTTAAATGGCAACCAACCGTGAGCGAG CCTGTTAAAGATGCAGACCCTCATTTCCATCACTTCCTGCTCAGCCAAACCGAGAAG CCAGCTGTCTGTTACCAGGCAAtcacaaagaaattgaaaatatgtgaagag GAGACTGGGTCCACCTCCATCCAGGCAGCAGACAGCACGGCTGTGAATGGCAGCATCACACCCACAGACAAAAA GATAGGATTTTTGGGCCTTGGCCTCATGGGAAGTGGCATCGTCTCCAACTTGCTAAAAATGGGTCACACGGTGACTGTCTGGAACCGGACTGCAGAGAAA GAGGGGGCCCGCCTAGGAAGAACCCCCGCTGAAGTCGTTTCAACTTGTGACATCACGTTTGCCTGCGTGTCGGATCCAAAGGCAGCCAAGGAC CTGGTGCTGGGCCCCAGTGGTGTGCTGCAAGGGATCCGCCCCGGGAAGTGCTACGTGGACATGTCAACGGTGGATGCTGACACAGTCACCGAGCTGGCCCAG GTGATTGTGTCCAGGGGGGGCCGCTTTCTGGAAGCCCCGGTCTCAGGGAATCAGCAGCTATCTAATGATGGGATGTTGGTGATCTTAGCGGCCGGAGACAGGGGCTTATATGAGGACTGCAGCAGCTGCTTCCAGGCAATGGGGAAGACTTCCTTCTTTCTAG GTGAGGTTGGCAACGCAGCTAAGATGATGCTGATCGTGAACATGGTCCAGGGGAGCTTCATGGCCACCATCGCTGAGGGGCTCACCCTGGCCCAAGTGACAGGCCAGTCCCAGCAGACACTCTTGGACATCCTCAATCAGGGACAGTTGGccagcatcttcctggaccagaagTGCCAAA ATATCCTACAAGGAAACTTTAAGCCTGATTTCTACCTGAAATACATTCAGAAGGATCTCCGTCTAGCCATTGCGCTGGGTGATGCCGTCAACCATCCGACTCCTATGGCAGCTGCAGCCAATGAG GTGTACAAAAGAGCCAAGGCACTGGACCAGTCTGACAATGACATGTCTGCCGTGTACCGAGCCTATATACACTAA
- the GLYR1 gene encoding cytokine-like nuclear factor N-PAC isoform X5 → MIKINKGKRFQQAVDAVEEFLRRAKGKDQTSSHSSADDKNRRNSSEERSRPNSGDEKRKLSLSEGKVKKNMGEGKKRVSSGSSERGSKSPLKRAQEQSPRKRGRPPKDEKDLTIPESSTVKGMMAGPMAAFKWQPTVSEPVKDADPHFHHFLLSQTEKPAVCYQAITKKLKICEEETGSTSIQAADSTAVNGSITPTDKKIGFLGLGLMGSGIVSNLLKMGHTVTVWNRTAEKCDLFIQEGARLGRTPAEVVSTCDITFACVSDPKAAKDLVLGPSGVLQGIRPGKCYVDMSTVDADTVTELAQVIVSRGGRFLEAPVSGNQQLSNDGMLVILAAGDRGLYEDCSSCFQAMGKTSFFLGEVGNAAKMMLIVNMVQGSFMATIAEGLTLAQVTGQSQQTLLDILNQGQLASIFLDQKCQNILQGNFKPDFYLKYIQKDLRLAIALGDAVNHPTPMAAAANEVYKRAKALDQSDNDMSAVYRAYIH, encoded by the exons ATGATAAAGATTAACAAGGGAAAACGATTCCAGCAAGCTGTGGATGCCGTAGAAGAGTTCCTCAGGAGAGCCAAGGGAAAAGACCAG ACATCGTCCCACAGTTCTGCTGATGACAAGAATCGGCGTAATTCCAGTGAGGAGAGAAGTAGGCCAAACTCAGGTGATGAGAAGCGCAAGCTTAGCCTGTCTGAAGGGAAGGTGAAGAAGAAcatgggagaaggaaagaagagggtgTCTTCAGGCTCCTCAGAGAGAGGCTCCAAGTCCCCTCTGAAAAGAGCCCAAGAGCAAAGTCCCCGGAAGCGGGGTCGGCCCCCAAAGGATGAGAAG GACCTCACCATCCCCGAGTCTAGTACTGTGAAGGGGATGATGGCCGGACCCATGGCTGCGTTTAAATGGCAACCAACCGTGAGCGAG CCTGTTAAAGATGCAGACCCTCATTTCCATCACTTCCTGCTCAGCCAAACCGAGAAG CCAGCTGTCTGTTACCAGGCAAtcacaaagaaattgaaaatatgtgaagag GAGACTGGGTCCACCTCCATCCAGGCAGCAGACAGCACGGCTGTGAATGGCAGCATCACACCCACAGACAAAAA GATAGGATTTTTGGGCCTTGGCCTCATGGGAAGTGGCATCGTCTCCAACTTGCTAAAAATGGGTCACACGGTGACTGTCTGGAACCGGACTGCAGAGAAA TGTGATTTGTTCATCCAGGAGGGGGCCCGCCTAGGAAGAACCCCCGCTGAAGTCGTTTCAACTTGTGACATCACGTTTGCCTGCGTGTCGGATCCAAAGGCAGCCAAGGAC CTGGTGCTGGGCCCCAGTGGTGTGCTGCAAGGGATCCGCCCCGGGAAGTGCTACGTGGACATGTCAACGGTGGATGCTGACACAGTCACCGAGCTGGCCCAG GTGATTGTGTCCAGGGGGGGCCGCTTTCTGGAAGCCCCGGTCTCAGGGAATCAGCAGCTATCTAATGATGGGATGTTGGTGATCTTAGCGGCCGGAGACAGGGGCTTATATGAGGACTGCAGCAGCTGCTTCCAGGCAATGGGGAAGACTTCCTTCTTTCTAG GTGAGGTTGGCAACGCAGCTAAGATGATGCTGATCGTGAACATGGTCCAGGGGAGCTTCATGGCCACCATCGCTGAGGGGCTCACCCTGGCCCAAGTGACAGGCCAGTCCCAGCAGACACTCTTGGACATCCTCAATCAGGGACAGTTGGccagcatcttcctggaccagaagTGCCAAA ATATCCTACAAGGAAACTTTAAGCCTGATTTCTACCTGAAATACATTCAGAAGGATCTCCGTCTAGCCATTGCGCTGGGTGATGCCGTCAACCATCCGACTCCTATGGCAGCTGCAGCCAATGAG GTGTACAAAAGAGCCAAGGCACTGGACCAGTCTGACAATGACATGTCTGCCGTGTACCGAGCCTATATACACTAA
- the GLYR1 gene encoding cytokine-like nuclear factor N-PAC isoform X2: MAAVSLRLGDLVWGKLGRYPPWPGKIVNPPKDLKKPRGKKCFFVKFFGTEDHAWIKVEQLKPYHAHKEEMIKINKGKRFQQAVDAVEEFLRRAKGKDQTSSHSSADDKNRRNSSEERSRPNSGDEKRKLSLSEGKVKKNMGEGKKRVSSGSSERGSKSPLKRAQEQSPRKRGRPPKDEKDLTIPESSTVKGMMAGPMAAFKWQPTVSEPVKDADPHFHHFLLSQTEKPAVCYQAITKKLKICEEETGSTSIQAADSTAVNGSITPTDKKIGFLGLGLMGSGIVSNLLKMGHTVTVWNRTAEKCDLFIQEGARLGRTPAEVVSTCDITFACVSDPKAAKDVLGPSGVLQGIRPGKCYVDMSTVDADTVTELAQVIVSRGGRFLEAPVSGNQQLSNDGMLVILAAGDRGLYEDCSSCFQAMGKTSFFLGEVGNAAKMMLIVNMVQGSFMATIAEGLTLAQVTGQSQQTLLDILNQGQLASIFLDQKCQNILQGNFKPDFYLKYIQKDLRLAIALGDAVNHPTPMAAAANEVYKRAKALDQSDNDMSAVYRAYIH, from the exons TGCCTGGATCAAAGTGGAACAGCTCAAGCCGTATCATGCACATAAGGAGGAAATGATAAAGATTAACAAGGGAAAACGATTCCAGCAAGCTGTGGATGCCGTAGAAGAGTTCCTCAGGAGAGCCAAGGGAAAAGACCAG ACATCGTCCCACAGTTCTGCTGATGACAAGAATCGGCGTAATTCCAGTGAGGAGAGAAGTAGGCCAAACTCAGGTGATGAGAAGCGCAAGCTTAGCCTGTCTGAAGGGAAGGTGAAGAAGAAcatgggagaaggaaagaagagggtgTCTTCAGGCTCCTCAGAGAGAGGCTCCAAGTCCCCTCTGAAAAGAGCCCAAGAGCAAAGTCCCCGGAAGCGGGGTCGGCCCCCAAAGGATGAGAAG GACCTCACCATCCCCGAGTCTAGTACTGTGAAGGGGATGATGGCCGGACCCATGGCTGCGTTTAAATGGCAACCAACCGTGAGCGAG CCTGTTAAAGATGCAGACCCTCATTTCCATCACTTCCTGCTCAGCCAAACCGAGAAG CCAGCTGTCTGTTACCAGGCAAtcacaaagaaattgaaaatatgtgaagag GAGACTGGGTCCACCTCCATCCAGGCAGCAGACAGCACGGCTGTGAATGGCAGCATCACACCCACAGACAAAAA GATAGGATTTTTGGGCCTTGGCCTCATGGGAAGTGGCATCGTCTCCAACTTGCTAAAAATGGGTCACACGGTGACTGTCTGGAACCGGACTGCAGAGAAA TGTGATTTGTTCATCCAGGAGGGGGCCCGCCTAGGAAGAACCCCCGCTGAAGTCGTTTCAACTTGTGACATCACGTTTGCCTGCGTGTCGGATCCAAAGGCAGCCAAGGACGT GCTGGGCCCCAGTGGTGTGCTGCAAGGGATCCGCCCCGGGAAGTGCTACGTGGACATGTCAACGGTGGATGCTGACACAGTCACCGAGCTGGCCCAG GTGATTGTGTCCAGGGGGGGCCGCTTTCTGGAAGCCCCGGTCTCAGGGAATCAGCAGCTATCTAATGATGGGATGTTGGTGATCTTAGCGGCCGGAGACAGGGGCTTATATGAGGACTGCAGCAGCTGCTTCCAGGCAATGGGGAAGACTTCCTTCTTTCTAG GTGAGGTTGGCAACGCAGCTAAGATGATGCTGATCGTGAACATGGTCCAGGGGAGCTTCATGGCCACCATCGCTGAGGGGCTCACCCTGGCCCAAGTGACAGGCCAGTCCCAGCAGACACTCTTGGACATCCTCAATCAGGGACAGTTGGccagcatcttcctggaccagaagTGCCAAA ATATCCTACAAGGAAACTTTAAGCCTGATTTCTACCTGAAATACATTCAGAAGGATCTCCGTCTAGCCATTGCGCTGGGTGATGCCGTCAACCATCCGACTCCTATGGCAGCTGCAGCCAATGAG GTGTACAAAAGAGCCAAGGCACTGGACCAGTCTGACAATGACATGTCTGCCGTGTACCGAGCCTATATACACTAA
- the GLYR1 gene encoding cytokine-like nuclear factor N-PAC isoform X1 — protein MAAVSLRLGDLVWGKLGRYPPWPGKIVNPPKDLKKPRGKKCFFVKFFGTEDHAWIKVEQLKPYHAHKEEMIKINKGKRFQQAVDAVEEFLRRAKGKDQTSSHSSADDKNRRNSSEERSRPNSGDEKRKLSLSEGKVKKNMGEGKKRVSSGSSERGSKSPLKRAQEQSPRKRGRPPKDEKDLTIPESSTVKGMMAGPMAAFKWQPTVSEPVKDADPHFHHFLLSQTEKPAVCYQAITKKLKICEEETGSTSIQAADSTAVNGSITPTDKKIGFLGLGLMGSGIVSNLLKMGHTVTVWNRTAEKCDLFIQEGARLGRTPAEVVSTCDITFACVSDPKAAKDLVLGPSGVLQGIRPGKCYVDMSTVDADTVTELAQVIVSRGGRFLEAPVSGNQQLSNDGMLVILAAGDRGLYEDCSSCFQAMGKTSFFLGEVGNAAKMMLIVNMVQGSFMATIAEGLTLAQVTGQSQQTLLDILNQGQLASIFLDQKCQNILQGNFKPDFYLKYIQKDLRLAIALGDAVNHPTPMAAAANEVYKRAKALDQSDNDMSAVYRAYIH, from the exons TGCCTGGATCAAAGTGGAACAGCTCAAGCCGTATCATGCACATAAGGAGGAAATGATAAAGATTAACAAGGGAAAACGATTCCAGCAAGCTGTGGATGCCGTAGAAGAGTTCCTCAGGAGAGCCAAGGGAAAAGACCAG ACATCGTCCCACAGTTCTGCTGATGACAAGAATCGGCGTAATTCCAGTGAGGAGAGAAGTAGGCCAAACTCAGGTGATGAGAAGCGCAAGCTTAGCCTGTCTGAAGGGAAGGTGAAGAAGAAcatgggagaaggaaagaagagggtgTCTTCAGGCTCCTCAGAGAGAGGCTCCAAGTCCCCTCTGAAAAGAGCCCAAGAGCAAAGTCCCCGGAAGCGGGGTCGGCCCCCAAAGGATGAGAAG GACCTCACCATCCCCGAGTCTAGTACTGTGAAGGGGATGATGGCCGGACCCATGGCTGCGTTTAAATGGCAACCAACCGTGAGCGAG CCTGTTAAAGATGCAGACCCTCATTTCCATCACTTCCTGCTCAGCCAAACCGAGAAG CCAGCTGTCTGTTACCAGGCAAtcacaaagaaattgaaaatatgtgaagag GAGACTGGGTCCACCTCCATCCAGGCAGCAGACAGCACGGCTGTGAATGGCAGCATCACACCCACAGACAAAAA GATAGGATTTTTGGGCCTTGGCCTCATGGGAAGTGGCATCGTCTCCAACTTGCTAAAAATGGGTCACACGGTGACTGTCTGGAACCGGACTGCAGAGAAA TGTGATTTGTTCATCCAGGAGGGGGCCCGCCTAGGAAGAACCCCCGCTGAAGTCGTTTCAACTTGTGACATCACGTTTGCCTGCGTGTCGGATCCAAAGGCAGCCAAGGAC CTGGTGCTGGGCCCCAGTGGTGTGCTGCAAGGGATCCGCCCCGGGAAGTGCTACGTGGACATGTCAACGGTGGATGCTGACACAGTCACCGAGCTGGCCCAG GTGATTGTGTCCAGGGGGGGCCGCTTTCTGGAAGCCCCGGTCTCAGGGAATCAGCAGCTATCTAATGATGGGATGTTGGTGATCTTAGCGGCCGGAGACAGGGGCTTATATGAGGACTGCAGCAGCTGCTTCCAGGCAATGGGGAAGACTTCCTTCTTTCTAG GTGAGGTTGGCAACGCAGCTAAGATGATGCTGATCGTGAACATGGTCCAGGGGAGCTTCATGGCCACCATCGCTGAGGGGCTCACCCTGGCCCAAGTGACAGGCCAGTCCCAGCAGACACTCTTGGACATCCTCAATCAGGGACAGTTGGccagcatcttcctggaccagaagTGCCAAA ATATCCTACAAGGAAACTTTAAGCCTGATTTCTACCTGAAATACATTCAGAAGGATCTCCGTCTAGCCATTGCGCTGGGTGATGCCGTCAACCATCCGACTCCTATGGCAGCTGCAGCCAATGAG GTGTACAAAAGAGCCAAGGCACTGGACCAGTCTGACAATGACATGTCTGCCGTGTACCGAGCCTATATACACTAA
- the GLYR1 gene encoding cytokine-like nuclear factor N-PAC isoform X4, translated as MAAVSLRLGDLVWGKLGRYPPWPGKIVNPPKDLKKPRGKKCFFVKFFGTEDHAWIKVEQLKPYHAHKEEMIKINKGKRFQQAVDAVEEFLRRAKGKDQTSSHSSADDKNRRNSSEERSRPNSGDEKRKLSLSEGKVKKNMGEGKKRVSSGSSERGSKSPLKRAQEQSPRKRGRPPKDEKDLTIPESSTVKGMMAGPMAAFKWQPTVSEPVKDADPHFHHFLLSQTEKPAVCYQAITKKLKICEEETGSTSIQAADSTAVNGSITPTDKKIGFLGLGLMGSGIVSNLLKMGHTVTVWNRTAEKEGARLGRTPAEVVSTCDITFACVSDPKAAKDVLGPSGVLQGIRPGKCYVDMSTVDADTVTELAQVIVSRGGRFLEAPVSGNQQLSNDGMLVILAAGDRGLYEDCSSCFQAMGKTSFFLGEVGNAAKMMLIVNMVQGSFMATIAEGLTLAQVTGQSQQTLLDILNQGQLASIFLDQKCQNILQGNFKPDFYLKYIQKDLRLAIALGDAVNHPTPMAAAANEVYKRAKALDQSDNDMSAVYRAYIH; from the exons TGCCTGGATCAAAGTGGAACAGCTCAAGCCGTATCATGCACATAAGGAGGAAATGATAAAGATTAACAAGGGAAAACGATTCCAGCAAGCTGTGGATGCCGTAGAAGAGTTCCTCAGGAGAGCCAAGGGAAAAGACCAG ACATCGTCCCACAGTTCTGCTGATGACAAGAATCGGCGTAATTCCAGTGAGGAGAGAAGTAGGCCAAACTCAGGTGATGAGAAGCGCAAGCTTAGCCTGTCTGAAGGGAAGGTGAAGAAGAAcatgggagaaggaaagaagagggtgTCTTCAGGCTCCTCAGAGAGAGGCTCCAAGTCCCCTCTGAAAAGAGCCCAAGAGCAAAGTCCCCGGAAGCGGGGTCGGCCCCCAAAGGATGAGAAG GACCTCACCATCCCCGAGTCTAGTACTGTGAAGGGGATGATGGCCGGACCCATGGCTGCGTTTAAATGGCAACCAACCGTGAGCGAG CCTGTTAAAGATGCAGACCCTCATTTCCATCACTTCCTGCTCAGCCAAACCGAGAAG CCAGCTGTCTGTTACCAGGCAAtcacaaagaaattgaaaatatgtgaagag GAGACTGGGTCCACCTCCATCCAGGCAGCAGACAGCACGGCTGTGAATGGCAGCATCACACCCACAGACAAAAA GATAGGATTTTTGGGCCTTGGCCTCATGGGAAGTGGCATCGTCTCCAACTTGCTAAAAATGGGTCACACGGTGACTGTCTGGAACCGGACTGCAGAGAAA GAGGGGGCCCGCCTAGGAAGAACCCCCGCTGAAGTCGTTTCAACTTGTGACATCACGTTTGCCTGCGTGTCGGATCCAAAGGCAGCCAAGGACGT GCTGGGCCCCAGTGGTGTGCTGCAAGGGATCCGCCCCGGGAAGTGCTACGTGGACATGTCAACGGTGGATGCTGACACAGTCACCGAGCTGGCCCAG GTGATTGTGTCCAGGGGGGGCCGCTTTCTGGAAGCCCCGGTCTCAGGGAATCAGCAGCTATCTAATGATGGGATGTTGGTGATCTTAGCGGCCGGAGACAGGGGCTTATATGAGGACTGCAGCAGCTGCTTCCAGGCAATGGGGAAGACTTCCTTCTTTCTAG GTGAGGTTGGCAACGCAGCTAAGATGATGCTGATCGTGAACATGGTCCAGGGGAGCTTCATGGCCACCATCGCTGAGGGGCTCACCCTGGCCCAAGTGACAGGCCAGTCCCAGCAGACACTCTTGGACATCCTCAATCAGGGACAGTTGGccagcatcttcctggaccagaagTGCCAAA ATATCCTACAAGGAAACTTTAAGCCTGATTTCTACCTGAAATACATTCAGAAGGATCTCCGTCTAGCCATTGCGCTGGGTGATGCCGTCAACCATCCGACTCCTATGGCAGCTGCAGCCAATGAG GTGTACAAAAGAGCCAAGGCACTGGACCAGTCTGACAATGACATGTCTGCCGTGTACCGAGCCTATATACACTAA